One Podospora pseudopauciseta strain CBS 411.78 chromosome 4, whole genome shotgun sequence genomic window, GACAACTCTCAGACCGACGTTCAAGATTCCGTCCAGCTCCTACCGAGAGACCTCGATGTCGATTGCGGGGGAAGGAAGCcatggtgagggtggtgggctgTGGATCGTCGGGCGCAGGGTTCCAAGGTCGAAAATCCATGGTGACGTTGCTCAATGAACACAGGGGGATGCTAAATCTGGAGTGTTAGAAACAAACTTCACGGGTTGCACATGCAGGCAGCTAGGTAGTAGTGTCCGAGATCTGAGCTCACAATTTGGATTCTTCGACGGCTAGGTAAGCAGTATCTAGGCAGTCATGACGCTGACAAGGGTGTTGAAACAAAGGCGCGTAGACGCGCGCAATAGGGCGTTGGAAGTGACCTTTCAGGATTTTTGGTGATAATTTTTGGCTGACGGGTATGGTATCGAAGCGAAAGTAAGAAAATGGGtaaggagaaaaagagaggacGAAAGGAGGCGGCAGTCAGGGTCACGATGGGTTTAAGAGCGTCCTCAGGCGCAGCGCGCAAAAATGACAGCCCGCGCAGCTGCATCCCTGCCAATCCGGCTGTCTGGTGCGGCGACTGCGCCTCAGGCATCCGGCGCCCTCACAGGGCTGATTTCGGTTAACCTATAAGTGGCCAATCAGAGCCACTGGATGAGACGGTGCCCCACTGAGGACGGATTTCCCACTGTCCCCAGAAGATGTCCTCAATTGTGGCTCAACGCCGATGGACGAGACCTCGTTTCCGATGGGACAAGGTGGTACATCAGGTCACAGATAATTCCCAATTGCATCTATGTTCTTCAAGAGTCAATTAAGTAGCACAAGCCTCATCTTCTAGTTTCCCTATGCGCAACACAGTAGTTAAATACCCCCCGCCTTTAAGATACAATGTGTGGCTAGTGTTGACCAAACCCCACCGGTCTGACTGATACCCCGCATCAGAATCCGTCCTCAATTTCTCACTTCCACTGCAAACGTCATGGCATCACCGAAGTCGCACGGCGGAAGACTCATGCCTTACCTCGGAAGCCTACTACAAACAACCTGGGAAAGTGAAGCACCACCCTTCCGTCCGCCAATGTCGGATACTCTCTCTTCAGTCCTCTCACATACTGCTCCAAAAACGCCTTCTTTGCTGCCTCATCCTGCTCCAACAAATCCAGGTACGGCTTCAGCCCCGTGGTCTCAAACCACTTGACAATCGCCTCATGTCCCTCAAGGATATGGTGATATGTCGTGTGCCAGATCTCGACGCTTTCGCAGTGAGGCTTCAGTGAGTTGTACCATGTCCCCACCGACTCGATCGGGTCAAGCTCCGGCTTTTGGTCTTGACCCATAAAGTACTTTGCCCACGGTCCCGGAGAGTGGTATGCTGTGTCTCTCATCAAACGATGAGATGGCTCAGCAAAGTTATCCGGCACCTGGAAcgccaacaaaccccctggCTTTAGTCGCTTGAGGTGTTGCACAATCGTTGCGATTCTTTCACTGCTACGCAGCCAGTGGAACACTGCATTGCTAAAGATGAGGTCGGTGTCTGGGGACGCGATGAAGTCCTTCACATCGCCGGCTTGGTAGTCGATGCCTTCGCCGCCATTCTTCTCGCTGGCAGCGGTGACCATGGCGGGGGAGAGCTCAACGCCGGTGATTTGTGCGCCAGGCCATTGCTTCTTGAGGGCAATGGTCGAGTTTCCCGGCCCGGAACCCAAGTCGATGATCCTCTGCGGTTGTGATAGGCCGGAGCGGGAGAGGAATGAGATCAAGTCGTTGATGGGCCTGCCGCGGGGAGCTTCGAAGCGGAGATATTTCTCCGGGGACCAGTCGGGTTTGGTActtgtggttgatgttgccaTGGTTCGTGGAGGACAAGGCGCAAGTCGAGTGGTTTTTGCAAACGCCGTGATCCGGGCTATGGCTGCCATTTTGTTGCGAGTTGGGGGCCTAATTCCAAGATGATATGTTGCTGAGAACAAGGTATGCGACGTTGGAGGCGTTCCATGTCGATCAACCGGTTGAATAAGTCCGATTGGATGATTTGTCTCAGGGTTGGAGTGTCTTTCGGAATGACCTGGACCGTGCGTTTCACTGCTAACCCTGGGTTTGTGTCAAATTGGTCAACCGGACCCGCTATTAGGCAAATTATCACCTTGGCAGTGGGACCTAAGCTACGAGGTTCGGCTTTATCGGGCTACCTAGGGACTTTCCCTCGTGTAATACCAGAATTAATGCCTTTTTGGATCCTATACTGTATTCAACAGTTTGTAAGCCCCCAGCTCAAGACAAAGACAGCATTAACAGAGCTGAAGCTCAATACCTATATATGCCCAGGATTAATGCAAGAGCCTGGAAATCTTTAGTATGACCGAATATGTTACAGCAATTGTGTAGGTTCTCACCAGGTATTAAGGGCCCACAACTGGGTACAGGCGTGGGTCACAGATAAAAGATTGAATTGTCggataaagaagaaaagaaaggaaaatgAAAAACACGGCCCACGACGCCTTCTTACACCTCTCAAACCTCCGGACCTCCCCTACAAAGCATGCGAAATGTCCACTAGAACCGTCCGAACTTCCTCGTATCTCCTCGTGTCTCTCTTAGCCTCCCGCCTCCCACGTCAAGCGCAAGCCTCCTATGTGAATCGCCCAAATAACCCTAAACCGGATATCATCCCATAACATCAGGCTCAGACCAACGATAACCACGAGGCTAACCCAACGCCTTTGCGTGTTTCGTTTCATTGCCTGGATGGACCGGTATGCTCAGAAATTGATGATGTTATCATCGAGCAGGTAGTTAGCAGGTACGTAGCATGTAGGTAGTAGGGCAGCGCATGCTTGTCCGTACATTGTGCTGCTTACTGGTGCTTTCAGTGAACGACATTGGCTCACAaccgcctcctcgccctttCTTCAACTGCTTGAACGAGCTCCTTGAATGCCCTCATGTCTCCCTCCTGCGTCTCCATTGCCCGGTTAACTCCGGAACACTCCGCCTCGtcctcaccccccaactCGATATCCATGTGGCCATCGCTGTCTGATTCTTGCCAGGGTGAGATCGTACCAGATGAGAAACGGACATATCTCTTAGCCGAGAGGCAGCAGTCCATATCATCTACCGAACG contains:
- a CDS encoding hypothetical protein (EggNog:ENOG503P1RQ; COG:S), giving the protein MAAIARITAFAKTTRLAPCPPRTMATSTTSTKPDWSPEKYLRFEAPRGRPINDLISFLSRSGLSQPQRIIDLGSGPGNSTIALKKQWPGAQITGVELSPAMVTAASEKNGGEGIDYQAGDVKDFIASPDTDLIFSNAVFHWLRSSERIATIVQHLKRLKPGGLLAFQVPDNFAEPSHRLMRDTAYHSPGPWAKYFMGQDQKPELDPIESVGTWYNSLKPHCESVEIWHTTYHHILEGHEAIVKWFETTGLKPYLDLLEQDEAAKKAFLEQYVRGLKREYPTLADGRVVLHFPRLFVVGFRGKA